One part of the Streptomyces lienomycini genome encodes these proteins:
- a CDS encoding bifunctional NAD(P)H-dependent oxidoreductase/GNAT family N-acetyltransferase, which translates to MSTKRTRVLVLICSTRPGALGPAVGNWLTGTLAPSALTLDATLAPLALGDLQLPFLDEEEHPSTGVYHHEHTRRWSAIVDEADGFVVVTPEYNYGMPATLKNALDYLGPEWAWKPVGFVSYGNTSAGTRAVQHAKQVMTALRLVPLGSTVAIRIADAMREDRFQPGAPLGDAAEGLLAELVRVAQALTPLRERGRVSAVAGPVAGSYARRLAPDDAPEVTVLQRCCWAEEAVANSTLAIPALHESPHQVRAWLADWQATGLWRDGRLLGMVRTRRSGAELHVGRLAVVPDLRGLGLGRWLLRMAESAGEGCRRIVLSTGAASSRNLALYESQGYAPLRVEADAGVVHLAKTVPA; encoded by the coding sequence ATGTCAACGAAAAGAACGCGCGTTCTCGTACTGATCTGCAGTACGCGTCCCGGCGCGCTCGGCCCGGCAGTCGGCAACTGGCTGACCGGGACGCTCGCACCGAGCGCCCTCACCCTGGATGCGACCCTGGCGCCCCTGGCGCTCGGTGATCTGCAACTGCCCTTCCTGGACGAGGAGGAGCACCCCTCGACCGGCGTCTACCACCACGAACACACCCGCCGGTGGAGCGCGATCGTCGATGAGGCCGACGGCTTCGTCGTCGTGACGCCGGAGTACAACTACGGGATGCCCGCGACCCTGAAGAACGCGCTCGACTACCTTGGCCCCGAGTGGGCCTGGAAGCCGGTCGGGTTCGTCAGCTACGGCAACACCTCGGCGGGCACCCGGGCGGTCCAGCACGCCAAGCAGGTGATGACCGCTCTTCGCCTCGTCCCCCTGGGCTCCACCGTCGCGATCCGGATCGCGGACGCGATGCGAGAGGACCGCTTCCAACCCGGGGCGCCCCTCGGTGACGCCGCCGAGGGGCTGCTCGCGGAACTGGTGCGGGTCGCTCAGGCCCTGACCCCGCTTCGCGAGCGCGGACGCGTGAGCGCGGTGGCAGGACCCGTCGCGGGCTCGTACGCACGGCGCCTCGCCCCGGACGACGCGCCGGAGGTTACGGTGCTGCAGCGCTGCTGTTGGGCCGAGGAGGCGGTCGCCAACAGCACCCTGGCGATACCGGCCCTGCACGAGTCGCCCCACCAGGTGCGCGCATGGCTGGCCGACTGGCAGGCGACGGGCCTGTGGCGGGACGGGCGGCTTCTCGGGATGGTACGGACGCGTCGCAGCGGAGCCGAGCTGCACGTGGGGCGGCTCGCCGTCGTCCCCGACCTGCGCGGACTCGGTCTGGGCCGATGGCTGCTCCGCATGGCCGAGTCCGCCGGGGAGGGCTGCCGTCGTATCGTCCTGTCCACCGGCGCCGCCAGCAGCCGGAACCTCGCCCTCTACGAGAGTCAGGGGTACGCTCCGCTTCGCGTGGAAGCGGACGCCGGTGTGGTCCACCTCGCCAAAACCGTCCCCGCCTGA
- a CDS encoding MarR family winged helix-turn-helix transcriptional regulator, whose product MSTKRSDAATRWLGSEEEHAWRAYRRMVTVVQARTAQDLAELGLSEPDYEVLSTLSERADGTGTLREQAAKMEWSRSRLSRHATRMEARGLIRRAPDPADGRGCFLVLTERGRDTLRQAAPTHVASVRRHFVDQLDPQELAVLGRIAAKLAGQPEESFSQSAGGTP is encoded by the coding sequence ATGTCAACGAAAAGGTCGGATGCTGCTACCCGCTGGCTCGGTTCGGAAGAGGAGCACGCCTGGAGGGCATACCGCCGTATGGTGACCGTCGTGCAGGCCCGCACCGCGCAGGACCTGGCCGAACTCGGGTTGTCCGAGCCCGACTACGAGGTGCTCAGCACCCTGTCCGAGCGCGCCGACGGCACCGGCACCCTGCGTGAGCAGGCCGCCAAGATGGAGTGGTCCCGAAGCCGTTTGTCCCGCCACGCCACCCGCATGGAGGCACGTGGGCTCATCCGCCGTGCACCGGACCCGGCCGACGGCAGAGGTTGCTTCCTGGTTCTCACCGAGAGGGGACGGGATACTCTCCGGCAGGCCGCTCCCACTCATGTCGCATCAGTGCGGCGCCACTTCGTCGACCAGCTCGACCCCCAGGAGCTCGCGGTTCTCGGCCGCATCGCCGCCAAACTCGCCGGCCAACCGGAGGAATCCTTCTCGCAATCGGCCGGGGGGACTCCGTGA
- the pyrF gene encoding orotidine-5'-phosphate decarboxylase, whose protein sequence is MDPTSQIIVALDCDNRAAADALVERLGDECRLYKVGLELLTAAGPDVIKGLVAQGKEVFLDLKLFEIPHSVAGAVRAAGALGVSMITVHGMGGSGIMSAAVEAARDFPGMRVLALTVVTSMNDADLADIGVGDAVDEQVLRLARLAQRAGCHGVIASPQDVAALRGVLGPDALIITPGVTLSGQSPAEHARPGTPRAAITAGASHVVVGRTVTRAADPATAFRAVRTSLAS, encoded by the coding sequence GTGGATCCGACCAGCCAGATCATCGTCGCCTTGGATTGCGACAACCGTGCGGCCGCGGATGCCCTTGTCGAGCGGCTGGGTGACGAGTGCCGCCTCTACAAGGTCGGCTTGGAGCTGCTCACCGCAGCGGGGCCGGATGTCATCAAGGGTCTTGTCGCCCAGGGCAAGGAGGTCTTCCTGGACCTCAAGCTCTTCGAGATCCCGCATTCGGTTGCTGGGGCGGTTCGCGCCGCGGGGGCGCTGGGCGTGTCCATGATCACCGTGCATGGCATGGGCGGCAGCGGCATCATGTCCGCGGCAGTCGAGGCTGCCCGCGACTTCCCCGGAATGCGTGTCCTTGCTTTGACTGTGGTCACCAGCATGAACGACGCGGATCTCGCCGACATCGGTGTCGGCGATGCGGTGGACGAGCAGGTGCTCCGACTGGCCCGGTTGGCGCAGAGGGCCGGCTGCCACGGCGTGATCGCCTCGCCGCAGGACGTGGCGGCCTTGCGTGGCGTCCTTGGCCCCGATGCCTTGATCATCACTCCGGGCGTCACGCTGTCCGGACAGTCGCCGGCCGAGCACGCCCGTCCCGGCACACCGCGTGCGGCGATCACTGCCGGAGCCTCGCATGTCGTCGTCGGCCGCACAGTCACGCGAGCGGCGGATCCGGCGACCGCATTCCGTGCCGTCCGGACCAGTCTGGCTTCGTAG
- a CDS encoding spore-associated protein gives MRIARPVLSATAVAALALGTATALAAPASAAPNTTPGKVCGSGYKTVNSAAVGSLGTVYLTYNASNGKNCVATIRSTPGTATDMYAWIYVHDTDAYDQDYGRYTSYAGPTYVYGKAHCVDWGGSIANVSVQITGSNCAALAEHRVTTVR, from the coding sequence ATGCGCATTGCACGCCCCGTCCTGTCCGCCACCGCCGTGGCGGCCCTGGCCCTGGGTACCGCGACGGCGCTCGCCGCGCCTGCGTCCGCCGCTCCCAACACCACGCCCGGGAAGGTCTGCGGCAGCGGCTACAAGACCGTCAACTCGGCCGCCGTCGGCTCGCTCGGCACCGTCTACCTCACCTACAACGCCTCCAACGGCAAGAACTGCGTCGCGACCATCCGCAGCACTCCGGGTACCGCGACGGACATGTACGCGTGGATCTACGTGCACGACACCGACGCGTACGACCAGGACTACGGGAGGTACACCTCGTACGCCGGTCCCACCTACGTCTACGGCAAGGCCCACTGCGTGGACTGGGGCGGCAGCATCGCCAACGTCAGCGTCCAGATCACGGGCTCCAACTGCGCCGCCCTCGCCGAACACCGGGTCACCACCGTCCGGTGA
- a CDS encoding MerR family transcriptional regulator, translating into MHLPVIPRRVKIGDAAAFAGTTPRAIRHYHAIGLLPEPERGADDRRRYGYDDMIRLLWIRKMADVGIALEDIRATFEPTTGIEQSLARLEESLAAQAAVIERRRAAVRNWRETGNPLGLLSPLVTGRVRQLPLGALRRSDLDTLLVTERVLGPLGAAVQADRFIVLATHPDLRAEDDRLTEAETALDDGVDPDDPRVEEIAEQWCAHELAVESAIEEAGLDESLDELAAHQHDQLAGPEDGEATMSALRAIGKMPYDASPARVRCMERAVELLNEALRA; encoded by the coding sequence ATGCACCTTCCTGTGATTCCCCGCCGGGTCAAGATCGGCGATGCCGCCGCGTTCGCCGGGACGACCCCCCGGGCCATCCGCCACTACCACGCCATCGGGCTGCTTCCCGAGCCGGAGCGGGGCGCCGATGACCGCCGCCGCTACGGTTACGACGACATGATCCGCCTGCTGTGGATCCGCAAGATGGCAGACGTCGGAATCGCCCTGGAGGACATCCGCGCCACCTTCGAGCCCACCACCGGCATCGAGCAGTCCCTCGCCCGACTGGAGGAATCCCTGGCCGCTCAGGCAGCCGTCATCGAACGCCGGCGGGCCGCGGTGCGCAACTGGCGCGAGACCGGCAACCCCCTCGGCCTGCTCTCCCCCCTCGTCACCGGCCGCGTGCGCCAGCTGCCCCTCGGCGCCCTGCGGCGGTCGGATCTGGACACCCTCCTCGTCACTGAGCGCGTTCTCGGACCACTTGGCGCGGCCGTTCAGGCTGACCGGTTCATCGTCCTGGCCACCCACCCCGACCTGCGGGCCGAGGACGACCGCCTGACTGAGGCCGAGACCGCCCTCGACGACGGCGTCGACCCCGACGATCCCCGTGTGGAAGAGATCGCCGAGCAGTGGTGCGCCCACGAGCTCGCTGTGGAATCCGCCATCGAGGAGGCCGGACTCGACGAATCTCTGGACGAACTCGCGGCCCACCAGCATGATCAGCTGGCGGGCCCGGAGGACGGTGAAGCGACGATGAGCGCGCTCCGAGCCATCGGCAAGATGCCCTACGACGCTTCCCCCGCCCGCGTGCGGTGCATGGAACGCGCCGTAGAACTGCTCAATGAAGCGCTCCGAGCCTGA
- the pcaDC gene encoding bifunctional 3-oxoadipate enol-lactonase/4-carboxymuconolactone decarboxylase PcaDC, producing MSETPPNTLQYRFDGPEDAPVLILGPSLGTTWHMWDRQVPELAQQWRIFRFDLPGHGGAPAHPAGSVAELTTRLLATLDGLGVQRFGYAGCAFGGAVGIELALRHPERLASLALIAASPRFGTADEFRQRGVIVRTNGLDPIARSSPERWFTGGYAAAQPAITEWAVQMVRTTDPGCYISACEALAAFDVRGELGRVGVPTLVLVGSDDQVTGPAEARTLVAGIPDARLAVVPGASHLVPVEQPAAVTDLLVRHFTTAWQTAPDATATGQLPVPAHPTAAPVPVAGHSAAPVQPALAPPPQTAPIAEIAPAAVPPQAQVRPDPYDAGLKVRREVLGDAHVDQALAQSDDFSGDFQEFLTRYAWGEIWDRPGLDRRSRSCVTLTALVAGGHQDELAPHLRAALRNGLTPAEIKEVLLQAAVYCGMPAADRAFRVAQQVIREETTPPE from the coding sequence GTGAGCGAGACACCACCGAACACCCTGCAATACCGCTTCGACGGACCAGAAGACGCTCCGGTTCTGATCCTGGGCCCCTCCCTGGGCACCACCTGGCACATGTGGGACCGGCAGGTGCCGGAACTGGCTCAGCAGTGGCGGATCTTCCGTTTCGACCTGCCCGGACACGGAGGCGCCCCCGCCCACCCGGCGGGCTCCGTCGCCGAGCTCACCACGCGTCTGCTGGCCACCCTCGACGGACTCGGCGTGCAGCGCTTCGGGTACGCGGGCTGCGCGTTCGGCGGCGCCGTCGGCATCGAACTGGCGTTGCGTCACCCCGAACGCCTCGCCTCCCTCGCGCTGATCGCCGCCTCGCCCCGGTTCGGGACGGCCGACGAGTTCCGCCAGCGCGGCGTGATCGTGCGCACCAACGGGCTCGACCCCATCGCCCGCAGTTCGCCGGAGCGCTGGTTCACCGGCGGGTACGCCGCCGCCCAGCCCGCGATCACCGAGTGGGCCGTGCAGATGGTGCGGACCACCGACCCCGGCTGCTACATCTCCGCCTGCGAGGCCCTCGCCGCGTTCGACGTCCGCGGCGAACTCGGCCGGGTGGGCGTCCCGACGCTGGTCCTCGTCGGCTCCGACGACCAGGTCACCGGCCCCGCCGAAGCCCGGACCCTGGTCGCCGGCATTCCCGACGCCCGGCTCGCGGTCGTGCCCGGCGCCTCGCACCTGGTTCCGGTCGAGCAGCCCGCCGCCGTCACCGACCTGCTGGTGCGGCACTTCACCACGGCCTGGCAGACCGCCCCCGACGCGACCGCCACCGGCCAGCTCCCCGTCCCGGCCCACCCCACCGCGGCCCCCGTCCCGGTCGCCGGGCACTCCGCCGCCCCCGTACAGCCGGCTCTCGCGCCGCCGCCGCAGACCGCGCCCATCGCCGAGATCGCCCCGGCCGCCGTGCCGCCACAGGCGCAGGTGCGGCCCGACCCGTACGACGCGGGGCTCAAGGTCCGCCGCGAGGTGCTCGGCGACGCCCACGTCGACCAGGCACTCGCGCAGTCGGACGATTTCTCGGGCGACTTCCAGGAGTTCCTCACCCGGTACGCGTGGGGCGAGATCTGGGACCGGCCGGGCCTGGACCGGAGGTCCCGCAGCTGTGTCACGCTCACCGCCCTCGTCGCCGGCGGCCACCAGGACGAGCTCGCGCCCCACCTGAGGGCCGCTCTGCGCAACGGCCTCACCCCGGCCGAGATCAAGGAAGTGCTGCTCCAGGCCGCCGTCTACTGCGGCATGCCGGCCGCGGACCGCGCCTTCCGCGTCGCGCAGCAGGTCATCCGCGAGGAGACGACACCACCGGAGTGA
- a CDS encoding MBL fold metallo-hydrolase gives MKLTKKSHSCVRLANDDGRTLVLDPGGFSEEDAALGADAILVTHEHPDHFDELRLRAAMEDNPAAEIWTAKSVAEKISAAFPGRVHTVGHGDTFTAAGFDVQVHGELHAVIHPDIPRVTNIGFLVDGGKVFHPGDALTVPDHPVETLMLPVMAPWNKISEVIDYVREVRPQRAYDIHDALLTDLARPIYDRQIGELGGAEHLRLTPGGSARV, from the coding sequence ATGAAGCTCACCAAGAAGTCGCACTCCTGTGTCCGCCTCGCCAACGACGACGGGCGGACGCTCGTCCTGGATCCCGGCGGGTTCAGCGAGGAGGACGCCGCGCTCGGCGCGGACGCGATCCTCGTCACCCACGAGCACCCGGACCACTTCGACGAGCTGCGGCTGCGCGCCGCGATGGAGGACAACCCGGCCGCCGAGATCTGGACGGCGAAGTCCGTGGCGGAGAAGATCTCGGCGGCGTTTCCGGGCCGCGTCCACACCGTCGGCCACGGCGACACCTTCACCGCCGCCGGATTCGACGTACAGGTCCACGGGGAACTGCACGCCGTGATCCACCCCGACATCCCGCGCGTCACCAACATCGGCTTCCTCGTGGACGGCGGGAAGGTCTTCCACCCCGGAGACGCCCTCACCGTGCCCGACCACCCGGTCGAGACGCTGATGCTGCCGGTCATGGCCCCCTGGAACAAGATCTCCGAGGTCATCGACTACGTCCGCGAGGTCCGGCCGCAGCGGGCCTACGACATCCACGACGCGCTCCTCACCGACCTCGCCCGCCCGATCTACGACCGCCAGATCGGCGAACTGGGCGGCGCCGAGCACCTCCGGCTGACCCCGGGCGGCTCCGCCCGGGTGTGA
- a CDS encoding exodeoxyribonuclease III, with protein MRIATWNVNSITARLPRLLAWLESSGTDVLCLQEAKVAEAQFPFDELREAGYEAAVHATGRWNGVAVLSRVGLADVVKGLPGDPGYEGVQEPRAVSATCGPVRVWSVYVPNGREVEHPHYAYKLQWFEALRAAVESDASGDRPFAVMGDYNVAPTDDDVYDRAAFEGSTHVTPAERAALASLRGAGLSDVVPRPLKYDHPYTYWDYRQLCFPKNRGMRIDLVYGNAPFAKAVTDSYVDREERKGKGASDHAPVVVDLDL; from the coding sequence ATGCGCATCGCGACCTGGAACGTGAACTCGATCACCGCCCGCCTCCCGAGGCTCCTCGCCTGGCTGGAGAGCAGCGGTACCGACGTGCTGTGCCTCCAGGAGGCCAAGGTCGCCGAGGCGCAGTTCCCCTTCGACGAGCTGCGCGAGGCGGGCTACGAGGCGGCCGTCCACGCCACCGGCCGGTGGAACGGGGTGGCGGTGCTCTCGCGCGTCGGCCTCGCGGACGTGGTCAAGGGCCTGCCCGGCGACCCCGGCTACGAGGGCGTCCAGGAACCGCGCGCGGTCTCCGCCACCTGCGGCCCGGTCCGCGTCTGGTCGGTGTACGTGCCCAACGGCCGCGAGGTCGAGCACCCGCACTACGCCTACAAGCTCCAGTGGTTCGAGGCGCTGCGCGCCGCCGTCGAGAGCGACGCCTCCGGCGACCGCCCCTTCGCCGTGATGGGCGACTACAACGTCGCGCCGACCGACGACGACGTGTACGACCGCGCCGCCTTCGAGGGCTCCACCCACGTCACCCCCGCCGAGCGCGCCGCCCTCGCCTCCCTGCGCGGCGCCGGACTGTCCGACGTGGTCCCGCGCCCGCTGAAGTACGACCACCCCTACACGTACTGGGACTACCGCCAGCTCTGCTTCCCCAAGAACCGCGGCATGCGCATCGACCTGGTCTACGGCAACGCGCCCTTCGCGAAGGCGGTCACCGACTCCTACGTCGACCGCGAGGAGCGCAAGGGCAAGGGCGCCTCGGACCACGCGCCGGTCGTGGTGGACCTGGACCTGTAG
- a CDS encoding DUF6278 family protein — MNFPFLGKRREDPRAHDAEGIGELLADCDLLRSQALREGVRLDDSALSLEQLDQVLPRWRGDEEILTWLGNDAGLYLGTVIVRTVPGAVWTIRSDGQPVVRLASGREFDVVANGHAWAEGGVPELSQLYGEVAET; from the coding sequence ATGAACTTCCCCTTCCTGGGCAAGCGGCGCGAAGATCCACGAGCGCACGACGCGGAGGGCATCGGCGAACTGCTCGCCGACTGTGACCTGCTGCGCTCCCAGGCGCTGCGGGAGGGGGTCCGGCTCGACGACTCCGCGCTCTCACTGGAGCAGTTGGACCAGGTGCTGCCGCGCTGGCGCGGCGACGAGGAGATCCTGACCTGGCTCGGCAACGACGCGGGCCTGTACCTCGGCACCGTGATCGTGCGCACCGTGCCCGGCGCCGTATGGACCATCCGGTCCGACGGCCAGCCCGTCGTCCGGCTCGCCTCCGGCCGGGAGTTCGACGTGGTGGCCAACGGTCACGCGTGGGCGGAGGGCGGCGTGCCCGAACTCTCGCAGCTGTACGGCGAGGTCGCCGAGACGTGA
- a CDS encoding lytic polysaccharide monooxygenase yields the protein MRMKRRVAAAVGALVAPVVALSLPAPTASAHGWVVSPGSRQDQCANRVVQCGQIKWEPASVEGPKGLRNCSGGDPRWADLDDDAKGWRVTPIGTNHTFTWTIEARHATSNWQYFIGDRKIAQFDGRGALPPASVSHQLDFSGFSGRQKVLAVWNIADTANAFYACIDVSIGGGGDDGGGDDGGGGDGGGGDGGGDQPGDCAAGAWSAGSVYDGGETVSHAGHTWRAKWWVTGEEPGTTGEWGVWEDLGAC from the coding sequence ATGCGCATGAAGAGACGAGTAGCGGCAGCCGTGGGGGCGCTGGTCGCCCCTGTGGTGGCCCTGAGCCTGCCGGCACCCACGGCGAGCGCCCACGGCTGGGTGGTCTCGCCGGGCAGCCGACAGGACCAGTGCGCCAACCGCGTGGTGCAGTGCGGTCAGATCAAGTGGGAACCGGCCAGCGTGGAGGGCCCCAAGGGGCTGCGCAACTGCAGTGGCGGGGACCCCCGGTGGGCCGACCTGGACGACGACGCCAAGGGGTGGCGGGTCACGCCGATCGGCACCAACCACACCTTCACCTGGACCATCGAGGCGCGGCACGCCACCAGCAACTGGCAGTACTTCATCGGCGACCGGAAGATCGCCCAGTTCGACGGCCGCGGCGCCCTGCCGCCCGCCTCGGTCAGCCACCAGCTGGACTTCAGCGGGTTCAGCGGGCGGCAGAAGGTGCTCGCGGTCTGGAACATCGCGGACACCGCCAACGCCTTCTACGCCTGCATCGACGTCAGCATCGGCGGCGGGGGCGACGACGGCGGGGGCGACGACGGAGGTGGGGGCGACGGCGGCGGTGGTGACGGCGGCGGCGATCAGCCGGGCGACTGCGCCGCGGGAGCCTGGAGCGCGGGGAGTGTCTACGACGGCGGAGAGACCGTCTCCCACGCGGGACACACCTGGCGTGCCAAGTGGTGGGTGACGGGCGAAGAGCCCGGTACCACCGGCGAATGGGGTGTCTGGGAGGACCTCGGCGCCTGCTAG
- a CDS encoding class I adenylate-forming enzyme family protein, producing MTEQFPGAVLDLLDAAGDRTVFEYRGREVSGRHLLGMTRRVAAALRQRGVGPGHAVALLLGVGPEALAAVVAAYTVGARVVGVRPGLTDHQRAALLRDAGVDVTVTDRPGEAGPADAGTAERNVLSLDGLLAASDDGRRPRVSARPRDVARLIHTSGSTGVPKACAQTYGAMTAAWTLRPEDWPPAVRELAGRMDRFLVFGTLASQVMLEYGLLTLAAGGVLVAADPPDLPGALARHRATASVITVGRLNRLVTALRSAPADLGDLRALMVSGSPLEPDRAREAAQVLGPVVFHGYGQTETGMISMATPADPPGSLGVPPVDLEVRGPSGRPVPAGTEGEIFVRTPSQGCGYWGRPELGGEVFVDGWVRTRDLGSLDAQGRLWLSGRTRDVVIVDANVYYTGPVERLLARHPSVAEAHVVAVPDDATGEAVHAFVVPAPGRVPVLDELRALVAARLGEACAPTRLTLIDEVPLTAAGKPDKRRLTRST from the coding sequence ATGACCGAACAGTTCCCCGGTGCAGTCCTCGACCTGCTCGACGCGGCGGGCGACCGCACCGTCTTCGAGTACCGGGGCCGCGAGGTGAGCGGACGGCACCTGCTCGGCATGACCCGGCGTGTCGCCGCGGCTCTGCGGCAGCGCGGGGTCGGACCCGGGCACGCCGTCGCCCTGCTGCTCGGCGTCGGTCCGGAGGCCCTGGCCGCCGTCGTCGCCGCGTACACGGTCGGAGCCCGCGTCGTCGGGGTGCGGCCCGGACTGACGGACCACCAGCGTGCCGCCCTCCTGCGCGACGCCGGCGTCGACGTCACCGTCACGGACCGGCCCGGCGAGGCGGGCCCGGCGGACGCCGGGACGGCCGAGAGGAACGTGCTGTCGCTCGACGGGCTGCTGGCGGCGTCCGACGACGGTCGGCGGCCCCGCGTCTCCGCGCGGCCGCGGGACGTGGCCCGGCTCATCCACACCAGCGGCAGCACCGGCGTTCCCAAGGCGTGCGCCCAGACGTACGGGGCGATGACGGCGGCCTGGACGCTGCGCCCGGAGGACTGGCCGCCGGCGGTCCGGGAGCTGGCCGGCCGGATGGACAGGTTCCTGGTCTTCGGCACTCTGGCCAGCCAGGTCATGCTCGAGTACGGGCTGCTCACCCTCGCCGCGGGCGGCGTCCTGGTCGCCGCCGACCCGCCGGACCTCCCCGGGGCCCTCGCGCGCCACCGGGCGACGGCGAGCGTCATCACGGTCGGGCGGCTCAACCGGCTCGTGACGGCCCTGCGTTCCGCGCCCGCCGACCTCGGTGACCTGCGCGCGCTCATGGTCTCCGGCTCACCGCTCGAACCGGACCGGGCCCGGGAGGCCGCGCAGGTGCTCGGCCCGGTCGTCTTCCACGGGTACGGGCAGACCGAGACCGGCATGATCTCCATGGCCACGCCCGCCGACCCGCCCGGCTCGCTCGGCGTGCCGCCCGTGGACCTGGAGGTCCGGGGCCCCTCCGGCCGCCCCGTGCCGGCCGGCACCGAGGGGGAGATCTTCGTCCGTACGCCCTCGCAGGGGTGCGGCTACTGGGGTCGCCCCGAACTCGGCGGCGAGGTGTTCGTGGACGGCTGGGTCCGCACGCGCGACCTCGGCAGCCTCGACGCCCAGGGACGACTGTGGCTCTCCGGACGGACCCGGGACGTGGTCATCGTCGACGCCAACGTGTACTACACCGGCCCCGTGGAGCGACTGCTCGCCCGCCACCCGTCGGTGGCCGAGGCCCACGTCGTCGCGGTGCCCGACGACGCCACGGGCGAGGCCGTGCACGCCTTCGTCGTCCCCGCGCCCGGACGCGTACCCGTCCTCGACGAGCTGCGCGCCCTGGTGGCGGCGCGACTCGGGGAGGCCTGCGCGCCGACCCGCCTCACCCTCATCGACGAGGTACCGCTCACCGCGGCCGGAAAGCCGGACAAGCGGCGGCTGACGCGGTCGACCTG